One Triticum dicoccoides isolate Atlit2015 ecotype Zavitan chromosome 5B, WEW_v2.0, whole genome shotgun sequence genomic window carries:
- the LOC119310718 gene encoding MEIOTIC F-BOX protein MOF-like, whose product MDGARRSTDASDEQEPKRPCLAVAGGAGGSDAGDDDSHGDAGGSGGDVHVGGGGGVGHAAAADDPRTLSTLGDDVLRAILSRLESSRQTVRMCVLSRSWRHLWRSVPSIHIDQQREFGSDHELQSFTNFLLDHHNNLVLLDAFRLLLSSQDLRLPACLWVRRVISQDDTPPYQLKRLHLCNVHLDKDFASHISFSRCPALEDVRLENCSYFTTRYEITSFSLKKLVVEGLYMVQDDESDDEEEDEIFKLIIRAPALVSLRLAGELDHIVDINEPHTMDSLADASVHLPMMTDEELNEVEENDATALQSVLGVLLNVTTLTLSHFRLLFRPGDSVELQLPVFQNLRTLFLDECYIVGDDFVGLKPYLHKSPNLEKLTLRCSKVQPGYSLNWYFGDDDLVDFMCDNLRLTEIIYQHDDDAAPLLVAFLLSISRSLPKNKIELIRVE is encoded by the exons ATGGATGGAGCAAGGCGCTCCACGGATGCCTCCGACGAGCAAGAGCCGAAGCGGCCGTGCCTTGCAGTTGCAGGCGGGGCCGGCGGCAGTGATGCGGGTGACGACGACAGCCACGGCGATGCGGGTGGGAGCGGCGGTGATGTGCATGTGGGTGGGGGTGGCGGCGTTggccatgccgccgccgccgacgacccgcGGACGCTGAGCACCTTGGGGGACGACGTCCTCCGCGCCATCCTGTCGCGCCTCGAGTCGTCCCGGCAGACGGTGCGGATGTGCGTGCTGTCCAGGAGTTGGAGGCACCTCTGGCGCTCCGTGCCGTCCATCCACATCGACCAGCAGCGGGAGTTCGGTAGCGACCACGAGCTGCAGAGCTTCACCAACTTCCTCCTGGACCACCATAACAACCTTGTGCTCCTAGATGCGTTCCGGCTGCTGCTAAGCTCTCAAGACCTCCGCCTGCCGGCCTGCCTTTGGGTCCGTCGCGTCATCAGCCAAGATGATACACCGCCTTACCAGCTCAAAAGGCTGCACCTTTGCAACGTGCACCTGGACAAGGATTTTGCGAGCCACATCAGTTTTAGCAGGTGCCCTGCGCTGGAGGACGTGCGACTGGAAAACTGCAGTTACTTCACCACCCGGTATGAGATCACCTCCTTCTCACTCAAGAAATTGGTTGTGGAGGGTTTATACATGGTGCAAGATGACGAaagtgatgatgaggaggaggatgagatTTTCAAGTTGATTATAAGGGCTCCTGCTCTTGTTTCTCTCCGCTTGGCCGGGGAGCTTGATCACATTGTTGATATCAATGAACCACATACCATGGACTCTCTTGCTGATGCGTCGGTTCATCTGCCCATGATGACTGACGAGGAGCTCAATGAGGTTGAAGAAAACGATGCAACTGCGCTCCAATCGGTTCTTGGCGTGCTGCTTAATGTGACAACTTTGACCCTGTCCCATTTCAGG TTGCTGTTCCGACCTGGGGATTCTGTGGAACTTCAGCTTCCTGTATTCCAGAACCTTAGAACCTTGTTCCTGGACGAGTGTTACATTGTTGGCGACGACTTCGTGGGGCTCAAGCCTTACCTGCACAAGTCACCTAACCTGGAGAAGCTCACTTTGCGCTGTAGCAAGGTGCAACCAGGGTACTCTTTG AACTGGTATTTTGGAGATGACGACCTGGTGGATTTCATGTGCGACAACCTTAGGCTTACTGAAATTATATACCAGCATGATGATGATGCTGCCCCCCTATTGGTCGCGTTTTTGCTGAGCATTTCAAGGAGCCTGCCGAAGAACAAGATTGAACTCATTAGAGTCGAATAG